Proteins encoded together in one Solanum lycopersicum chromosome 7, SLM_r2.1 window:
- the LOC101257980 gene encoding putative F-box protein At1g49610 — MDRISNLPIEIIREIQSRLPRIYAVKTSILSKKWQRIWASHPKILLDEIDFGADNSRYRAKDKPKREAFLTYLIKSLEIRERHKNCEVDELFLRMIVDSDADELLVSKWISFALENSIKRLCLSLQTIRRDHYHLYGVAFCSHKLVDLILSDCKIKNCSFKLPALKLLFLFVVRIEDDDFKDLIAGCPLIEQLRVQDTKKLRTINLVSNPNLQFFGVHLPCPHGGGKIRIESPNLHSLEFISFNIHLCELEIMSTTTVRKLTLLHAYDPETFIEKFPLLDKLVLDTCGWSQKLHISQPNLVSLVLKDSTVRREVRIDSPKLKSLEYKGGLTDFTGIQDLQELEFVLLYLDLLKLPDNWYSWFRDILESCARSKTLSLICDIQEVVLIPVKVTDILPVNDIKNLELEIKTRHGTFEVVIAELISMLPDLKTLSLTLGSTTKFFKFS; from the exons ATGGACAGAATATCGAATTTGCCAATTGAAATCATCCGTGAAATTCAGAGTCGTCTTCCACGGATCTATGCAGTGAAAACTAGTATTTTGTCGAAAAAATGGCAAAGAATCTGGGCTTCTCACCCTAAAATTTTGTTGGACGAAATTGATTTTGGTGCCGACAATTCACGATACAGAGCTAAAGATAAACCCAAAAGAGAGGCCTTCTTAACTTACTTGATTAAGTCGTTAGAAATCCGTGAGAGGCACAAAAATTGTGAAGTTGACGAACTCTTTCTTCGAATGATAGTTGATTCTGATGCTGATGAACTGCTCGTAAGCAAGTGGATTTCTTTTGCCTTGGAAAATAGCATTAAAAGGTTATGTCTCAGTTTACAAACGATTCGTCGTGATCATTACCATCTGTATGGTGTTGCATTTTGTTCTCATAAATTAGTTGATCTAATACTATCGGATTGTAAGATTAAAAATTGTTCCTTTAAGCTTCCTGCTCTTAAGTTACTCTTTCTATTTGTTGTTCGCATTGAGGATGATGATTTTAAGGATCTCATAGCTGGATGCCCACTGATTGAACAGTTACGGGTTCAGGACACTAAAAAGTTGCGTACTATTAATCTAGTTTCAAATCCTAACCTGCAATTCTTTGGAGTGCATCTTCCTTGTCCTCATGGTGGTGGTAAAATTCGTATAGAATCCCCAAATCTTCATTCACTTGAATTCATTTCATTCAACATACACCTGTGTGAATTAGAGATTATGTCCACCACAACCGTACGAAAGTTGACGTTGCTACATGCTTATGACCCAGaaacatttatagaaaaattccCTCTACTTGACAAACTCGTCCTAGATACTTGCGGTTGGTCGCAAAAACTTCATATTTCTCAACCGAATTTGGTTAGCTTGGTGCTCAAGGATAGCACTGTGCGGCGGGAGGTAAGAATAGATTCACCCAAGTTAAAATCATTGGAGTATAAGGGTGGCCTCACAGATTTTACGGGCATACAAGATTTACAAGAATTGGAATTCGTTCTGTTATATCTAGATCTCCTTAAGCTTCCTGATAACTGGTACAGTTGGTTTAGAGATATTTTGGAGTCGTGTGCTCGTTCCAAAACTTTGAGTTTGATCTGCGATATTCAAGAG GTTGTCCTCATTCCTGTTAAGGTAACTGATATATTACCAGTAAATGATATCAAGAATCTGGAGTTAGAAATTAAAACACGTCATGGTACTTTTGAAGTGGTTATAGCTGAGCTCATCAGTATGCTTCCAGATTTGAAGACTTTGTCATTGACTTTGGGTTCCACCACAAAGTTCTTTAAG TTTTCGTAG